CCACCGAATTGAACTTCCGAACGGAAGTTCAATCACAACCGACTCGCTAATTTCACTGTCAGAGCCTCGTCGCTGTGCGAAGAAGTCCCGATCCCTCCGTCCGTCCTCAGAATCGCCTTTGACCTTGGCACTTATCCGCACCAAGCGGTCGCCAGGGGGCTAAGGAAGGAGTCATTGCTTTTTGCGTCTTTTTCATCTCAAGGCGATTGCGGATCACTACGAACCTCTTCACTGGATTCATTTGTAGTTGAATTCTGACGGATCTCCCACCAGGGCTTTCATGATGGCCTCCGCGGTTTTGTCCGATATGCCTTCCGATTTTCTCCTGGATTCAGGCAGATGCTTCTCCAACGCGGGTATGTTCTCGAGCAGCAATTGAATCGAGCGGTAGTCTCCGCGAGCCGCCTTGTTGATCCATTGCTTCAGGACGACTTCGAGCATGGAGATGCTTCGTTGCTGGCCCTGTTCGTTCACGGCCACCTTCTGCGCGAGGATATCTCTGAGCAGAGTCTTGCTGCCCTTTGATCCCCTCGGCCGCCCCTTGGGATTCCCGGACTGTCCCTTCTTGAATTGATGCTGTTGTGGCGGTCGGCCGTAACCTACTTTGTAATTCGGATCTTCCCTATCCTCCACTCCCTCTATCCTCCGCTTCCTGCCCCCCTTCGGCCTGGATATCCGCAAATTGTTTGCCGGACGAAGCGTGACGAGCGCTGCTGCGCGTGAACGTTTGCCAGCGGCGAATGATGGTGTCGACGTAAAGCGGATCGAGTTCCAGGCCATAGCAGCGCCGCCCGCTCCGCTCCGCTGCGATAACCGTGGTGCCGCTGCCGAGGAACCCGTCGAGTACGATCTCTCGACGCGAAGTGGCGTCCATGATCGCATCGGCGACCAATGCGGTAGGTTTCACAGTAGGGTTATTCAGCCAATTATCGCGATCACACACAATGAAGGTCCTAGGTAAGTTGCCCGGCTTGTTTCAGCCGCAGCGCTACGCGTCAGGTCGCCGAGCACGACGGCCGGGCGGGAGAAGCTTTGCCCGACGCTCGCAAACCTTTAATGCGTTGGCTCGAAGTCGAGAGCCGCGAATTCGTCGGCGCCAACTCCAAACAAGCAGAATTGATCGACGTGATTATCGAAGAGTGCGCGCGGATGCGCCAGCTGACCGACAATCTGCTCAATCTGGCGCGCGGCGAGATCCCCGCGATCGCGTTGCAGCAGGAACGCCTCGACCTCGCGCAGTACGGCGCCGGCGCCGAGGACAAAGGCGCTGCGGGACTGGGCCTTGCGATCGTCAAGGAGATCGTCGCCGCGCACGGCGGCCGCATTTCGGTGGTGAATAACAACGTGCACGGATCCGCTTCATCGTGGAGATTCCGGCGGCAAGGGAATCCTGATGGCG
This DNA window, taken from Candidatus Binatus sp., encodes the following:
- a CDS encoding DUF5681 domain-containing protein; translated protein: MEDREDPNYKVGYGRPPQQHQFKKGQSGNPKGRPRGSKGSKTLLRDILAQKVAVNEQGQQRSISMLEVVLKQWINKAARGDYRSIQLLLENIPALEKHLPESRRKSEGISDKTAEAIMKALVGDPSEFNYK
- a CDS encoding DNA methyltransferase, producing the protein MCDRDNWLNNPTVKPTALVADAIMDATSRREIVLDGFLGSGTTVIAAERSGRRCYGLELDPLYVDTIIRRWQTFTRSSARHASSGKQFADIQAEGGQEAEDRGSGG